A single region of the Mauremys reevesii isolate NIE-2019 unplaced genomic scaffold, ASM1616193v1 Contig103, whole genome shotgun sequence genome encodes:
- the LOC120392586 gene encoding putative olfactory receptor 10D4: protein MGRVNHTVVTHFVLLGIPNTDGLQTILFVTFLAFYLCTLLGNLLIFSAILTDPRLHTPMYFFLCNLSVLDIGISSISIPKLLANLWAQSRTISLGGCMSQVFFWHFLGSTECLLYTVMAYDRYVAICHPLRYLLIMNWRVCALLAAGTWIASSFHATILTSLTFTLPYCGSNVVEYFFCDIFPVVKLACADTYVIETVTFTNIGVVPMTCFFLILASYVRIIYSVLKMNSAEGRRKAASTCASHLAVVTLFFGPCALVYTQPQLSKMLVTPVHIFGNVVTPMLNPAIYTLRNKEVKAALRKLRGGQTPAP from the coding sequence ATGGGGCGGGTCAACCACACTGTGGTGACTCATTTCGTCCTCTTAGGGATCCCCAACACCGACGGCCTCCAGACCATCCTCTTCGTCACCTTCTTAGCCTTCTACCTCTGCACCCTGCTGGGCAACCTGCTCATCTTCTCAGCCATCCTCACTGACCCCCGCCTGCACAcacccatgtacttcttcctctgCAACCTCTCTGTGCTGGACATTGGAATCTCTTCCATCAGCATCCCTAAGTTGCTGGCCAACCTCTGGGCTCAGAGTAGAACCATCTCGCTGGGTGGGTGCATGTCCCAGGTCTTCTTCTGGCACTTCCTGGGCAGCACCGAGTGCCTGCTCTATACTGTCATGGCCTACGACCggtacgtggccatctgccaccCGCTGCGCTACCTGCTCATCATGAACTGGAGGGTGTGCGCCCTCCTGGCCGCCGGCACCTGGATCGCCAGCTCCTTCCACGCCACCATCCTCACCAGCCTGACCTTCACGCTGCCCTACTGCGGGTCCAACGTGGTGGAGtatttcttctgtgacatcttCCCGGTGGTCAAGCTGGCCTGTGCGGACACGTATGTCATCGAGACCGTGACCTTCACCAATATTGGGGTGGTGCCCATGACCTGCTTCTTCCTCATCCTCGCATCCTACGTCAGGATCATCTACTCCGTCCTGAAGATGAACTCAGCCGAAGGGCGGCGCAAAGCAGCCTCCACTTGTGCCTCGCATCTGGCGGTGGTGACGCTGTTCTTTGGGCCCTGTGCCCTGGTCTACACGCAGCCCCAGCTAAGCAAAATGCTGGTGACCCCTGTGCATATCTTTGGCAACGTGGTTACGCCCATGCTGAACCCGGCCATCTACAcgctgaggaacaaggaggtgaaagCGGCTctgagaaaactgagagggggTCAAACGCCTGCACCTTGA